From Rutidosis leptorrhynchoides isolate AG116_Rl617_1_P2 chromosome 3, CSIRO_AGI_Rlap_v1, whole genome shotgun sequence, a single genomic window includes:
- the LOC139895710 gene encoding F-box protein At5g07610-like — MATKNMKRGKTDESSSSSVIAAEKMPVLPLGLFVPLERKKGVQSIAWEDYEFTVPKPIVEMKHIVHDFVPFEIEVPVKPPFRVLRFDLDVEKIKIEHSSNGLLLCQGQKKMIVQHRRAIAYKYYVYNPSINQFTTLPNPEYYLKSKHLGMTIAYDPSKSPHYKIIFVSSQGSDIRFGTSYMIEIYSSETQTCKPIFPFTLDEEYDIYFAGGVYWNNAVHWHHDSGFILYFKLDKEVLGHMYCPFHLLGVSHERYCGYMYESRGRLLVVEIPHPPDNVRYKIHELKKDYSGWIMKYRVDLEQVSRSFPEIISTTYRAADGSGFFHYTLLSLVLGEKDEDSFLVLQIPKKAIRFNIVSRTCHKLLDFTGEPRSIRSFDFDGIYVHKPNTFQFAESLCSV, encoded by the coding sequence ATGGCAACAAAAAACATGAAAAGGGGAAAAACAGACGAAAGTTCGTCTTCTTCGGTCATTGCTGCAGAGAAAATGCCCGTTCTCCCTTTGGGTTTGTTTGTCCCACTCGAACGTAAAAAGGGAGTTCAATCCATAGCGTGGGAAGATTATGAATTTACAGTTCCCAAACCAATAGTCGAAATGAAGCACATAGTACATGATTTCGTCCCTTTCGAAATCGAGGTTCCAGTAAAACCACCTTTCAGAGTCCTTAGATTTGATCTGGATGTTGAAAAAATTAAGATTGAGCACTCTTCTAATGGTTTATTGTTGTGTCAAGGCCAAAAAAAAATGATTGTACAACATAGGCGTGCGATTGCTTACAAGTATTACGTATACAATCCATCTATTAACCAGTTCACAACGCTTCCTAATCCCGAGTATTATCTTAAGTCAAAGCATTTAGGTATGACTATAGCTTATGATCCTTCAAAATCACCTCACTACAAAATCATATTTGTTAGTAGCCAAGGTTCTGATATTCGGTTTGGCACGAGTTACATGATTGAAATTTATTCCTCTGAAACTCAAACTTGCAAGCCCATTTTCCCTTTTACACTTGATGAAGAGTATGATATATACTTTGCTGGTGGTGTTTATTGGAACAATGCCGTTCATTGGCATCATGATTCGGGGTTTATTTTGTATTTCAAATTAGATAAAGAGGTTCTTGGTCATATGTACTGCCCTTTTCATCTTCTTGGTGTGTCTCATGAACGCTATTGTGGTTACATGTACGAGTCTCGGGGTCGCTTGCTTGTTGTCGAAATCCCTCATCCTCCTGATAATGTGAGATACAAAATTCATGAGTTGAAGAAAGATTATTCGGGCTGGATTATGAAATATCGTGTTGATCTTGAACAAGTTAGTAGATCTTTCCCTGAAATCATATCCACTACGTATAGAGCTGCTGATGGTAGTGGTTTTTTTCACTATACGTTGTTATCGCTTGTGTTGGGTGAAAAGGATGAGGATTCTTTTTTGGTACTTCAAATACCCAAAAAAGCGATAAGATTTAATATCGTATCGAGGACTTGTCACAAGCTTCTTGATTTTACTGGAGAACCTAGGTCCATTCGCTCGTTCGACTTTGATGGAATATACGTTCATAAGCCAAACACCTTTCAATTTGCAGAGTCTCTCTGCAGTGTGTGA